One window of the Archangium primigenium genome contains the following:
- a CDS encoding DUF47 domain-containing protein encodes MTRMFNLLPKDEKFYDELERLSGFVVNCAQQFERVVSTFPHFSGPLQSIEQDRVGAKKVFSESLFRLDKAFITPLDREDILGLITVMYGVVDRVAELSQRFRLYQLKALHPTLSGQARNFVTIARELDTIIHGLRRGQKLEDLKPALDAVGDTMELVKRDREAFLGQLFEGTPDPLEVMKKKELHELLEEAIERSEEATETLARVLLKNG; translated from the coding sequence ATGACGCGCATGTTCAACCTGCTGCCCAAGGACGAGAAGTTCTATGACGAGCTGGAGCGACTGTCCGGCTTCGTCGTGAACTGCGCCCAGCAGTTCGAGCGTGTCGTCTCCACCTTCCCCCACTTCTCCGGGCCGCTGCAGTCCATCGAGCAGGACCGCGTGGGCGCCAAGAAGGTCTTCAGCGAGTCGCTCTTCCGGCTCGACAAGGCCTTCATCACCCCGCTGGATCGCGAGGACATCCTCGGCCTCATCACGGTGATGTACGGCGTGGTGGACCGCGTCGCGGAGCTGTCGCAGCGCTTCCGCCTCTACCAGCTCAAGGCCCTGCACCCGACGCTCAGCGGACAGGCCCGCAACTTCGTGACCATCGCGCGCGAGCTCGACACCATCATCCATGGCCTGCGCCGCGGCCAGAAGCTGGAGGACCTCAAGCCCGCGCTCGACGCGGTGGGTGACACCATGGAGCTGGTCAAGCGCGACCGGGAGGCCTTCCTCGGCCAGCTCTTCGAGGGCACGCCGGATCCCCTGGAGGTGATGAAGAAGAAGGAGCTGCACGAGCTGTTGGAAGAGGCGATCGAGCGCAGCGAAGAGGCCACCGAGACCCTGGCGCGCGTGCTGCTCAAGAACGGCTGA
- a CDS encoding alpha/beta hydrolase gives MTRSYKWLIATLPLFTAGAALAQPGAPEKTGVPAKTQVDPRMQKVLDAHKALKPKPFHTLTPEQARKGPSATDAVKSLMKKEGKSTTPDKTGLAKVDDTTLPGPGGDIPVRIYTPEGQGPFPVVVYYHGGGFVVADLDTYDAGPRALAQQAKAVVVSVHYRQAPEHPFPAASDDATAAFRYVQENAAKYNGDPQRVAVAGESAGGNLATVVAMQQKEARRTLPVFELLVYPFVSNDVNTPSHKANGQGNYFLGNQDIAWFWNNYLGEGWKTNTDPLALPLTASTDKLRGMPPTMIITAGLDPLKDEGTAYAKKLQEAGVKTELKNYDGVTHEFFGMGAVVGTAAKAQADAASALKNAFQSAGVGGAGDTTPQRGDLGMKKAK, from the coding sequence ATGACCCGGTCCTACAAATGGTTGATCGCGACGCTGCCCCTGTTCACCGCGGGCGCGGCCCTGGCCCAGCCGGGCGCGCCGGAGAAGACGGGGGTGCCCGCGAAGACCCAGGTGGACCCGCGGATGCAGAAGGTGCTCGACGCCCACAAGGCGCTCAAGCCCAAACCCTTCCATACCCTCACGCCCGAGCAGGCCCGCAAGGGGCCGAGCGCCACGGACGCCGTGAAGTCGCTGATGAAGAAGGAGGGCAAGTCCACGACGCCCGACAAGACGGGCCTGGCCAAGGTGGATGACACCACGCTGCCGGGGCCGGGCGGGGACATCCCCGTGCGCATCTACACGCCCGAGGGTCAGGGCCCCTTCCCCGTGGTGGTCTACTACCACGGCGGTGGCTTCGTGGTGGCCGACCTGGACACCTATGACGCCGGCCCGCGCGCCCTGGCCCAGCAGGCCAAGGCCGTGGTGGTGAGCGTGCACTACCGCCAGGCGCCGGAGCACCCCTTCCCCGCCGCGTCCGATGACGCCACGGCCGCCTTCCGCTACGTCCAGGAGAACGCGGCCAAATACAACGGCGACCCCCAGCGCGTGGCCGTCGCCGGCGAGAGCGCGGGTGGCAACCTCGCCACCGTGGTGGCCATGCAGCAGAAGGAAGCCAGGCGCACGCTCCCCGTCTTCGAGCTGCTCGTCTACCCGTTCGTGAGCAATGACGTGAACACCCCGTCCCACAAGGCCAATGGCCAGGGCAACTACTTCCTCGGCAACCAGGACATCGCCTGGTTCTGGAACAACTACCTGGGCGAGGGCTGGAAGACGAACACGGATCCCCTGGCCCTGCCGCTCACGGCCAGCACCGACAAGCTCCGGGGCATGCCGCCCACGATGATCATCACCGCGGGGCTGGATCCCCTCAAGGACGAGGGCACCGCCTACGCCAAGAAGCTCCAGGAGGCCGGCGTGAAGACGGAGCTGAAGAACTACGACGGCGTGACGCACGAGTTCTTCGGCATGGGCGCGGTGGTGGGCACGGCCGCCAAGGCCCAGGCGGACGCGGCCAGCGCGCTCAAGAACGCCTTCCAGAGCGCGGGCGTGGGCGGCGCGGGGGACACCACCCCGCAGCGCGGCGACCTGGGTATGAAGAAGGCGAAGTAG
- a CDS encoding ArnT family glycosyltransferase — protein MAHRSALRPVPHLTLCLVLLVASAAVRLALVLGTDVYFDEAYYWQWSRHLDGGYFDHSPGVAWLIALLGIRPTALVCGVATVGAVWGLARDVHGPGEAPWRAAALWSVVPVGILAGVWATPDTPLLLFWTLALWALHRERWVLAGLACGLALLSKYPGVLLAAAFVAACVRARRLPAGAWLTALLGVGLFLPVVAWNARNDWAGFAFQLQHGLGGQGGWRTFGEFLLGQLALGGPVLVPLTVAYVVRGPREQFLLRAAAAAPLLLFGYASVRTRGEANWPAAAYLSACVGVAGMHARWFRAAALVNLALVLAVTSHLLFPLLRFERDVLLARTHGWEVLGTLAREDVAVVYAPSYQLASEVAYFTGLPADTAGGARRSQYDLWPRPEVPVGRDALWYSEGKPPPAELTERFSTVEGPRELTSDFRGRRVHTFLVWRLRDARP, from the coding sequence GTGGCCCACCGCTCCGCCCTCCGCCCTGTCCCCCACCTGACGCTCTGCCTCGTCCTGCTCGTGGCGAGCGCGGCGGTCCGGCTGGCGCTCGTGCTGGGCACGGACGTCTACTTCGACGAGGCCTACTACTGGCAGTGGTCGCGGCACCTGGACGGGGGCTACTTCGACCACTCCCCCGGGGTGGCGTGGCTCATCGCGCTGCTCGGCATCCGCCCCACCGCGCTCGTCTGTGGCGTGGCGACCGTGGGCGCGGTGTGGGGGCTCGCCCGGGACGTGCATGGCCCGGGCGAGGCGCCCTGGCGCGCGGCGGCGCTCTGGAGTGTCGTCCCCGTGGGCATCCTCGCGGGCGTGTGGGCCACGCCGGACACGCCCCTGCTGCTCTTCTGGACGCTGGCGCTATGGGCGCTCCACCGCGAGCGCTGGGTGCTGGCGGGGCTCGCCTGTGGCCTGGCGCTGCTGTCCAAGTACCCGGGGGTGCTGCTCGCCGCGGCCTTCGTCGCCGCGTGCGTGCGGGCCCGGCGGCTGCCCGCGGGCGCCTGGCTCACCGCGCTGCTCGGCGTGGGGCTCTTCCTGCCCGTGGTGGCGTGGAACGCGCGCAACGACTGGGCGGGCTTCGCCTTCCAGTTGCAGCACGGCCTCGGAGGCCAGGGCGGCTGGCGCACCTTCGGGGAGTTCCTCCTGGGCCAGCTCGCGCTCGGCGGGCCCGTGCTGGTGCCGCTGACGGTGGCGTACGTCGTCCGGGGCCCCCGCGAGCAGTTCCTCCTGCGCGCCGCCGCCGCCGCGCCCCTGCTCCTGTTCGGCTACGCGTCCGTGCGCACCCGGGGCGAGGCCAACTGGCCGGCCGCGGCGTACCTCTCCGCGTGCGTGGGCGTGGCCGGCATGCACGCGCGGTGGTTCCGCGCGGCGGCGCTCGTCAACCTGGCGCTGGTGCTCGCGGTGACGTCCCACCTGCTCTTCCCGCTGCTGCGCTTCGAGCGCGACGTGCTGCTCGCGCGCACCCATGGCTGGGAGGTGCTGGGCACGCTCGCGCGCGAGGACGTGGCGGTGGTGTACGCCCCCAGCTACCAGCTCGCCTCGGAGGTGGCCTACTTCACCGGCCTGCCCGCGGACACGGCGGGCGGGGCGCGCCGCAGCCAGTACGATCTCTGGCCCCGGCCCGAGGTGCCCGTGGGGCGCGACGCACTGTGGTACTCCGAGGGCAAGCCGCCGCCCGCCGAGCTGACCGAGCGCTTCTCCACGGTGGAGGGGCCGCGCGAGCTGACGTCCGACTTCCGGGGCCGCCGGGTGCACACCTTCCTCGTCTGGCGGCTGCGCGACGCCCGGCCCTGA
- a CDS encoding AAA domain-containing protein — protein sequence MAREQALLAAGVDINTIDAFQGREKDAVLLSLVRSNGEEQISFLSDLRRMNVMLTQARRHRFVAGNSVMLSSHSCCALHRVHVGGLGLSLHI from the coding sequence GTGGCGCGGGAGCAGGCGCTGCTGGCAGCGGGCGTGGACATAAATACGATAGACGCGTTCCAGGGACGGGAGAAGGACGCGGTGCTCCTGAGCCTCGTGAGATCCAACGGCGAGGAGCAGATTAGCTTCCTCTCCGACCTACGGCGCATGAACGTGATGCTCACGCAGGCGCGCCGGCACCGCTTCGTGGCGGGCAACTCGGTCATGCTGAGCAGCCATTCCTGCTGCGCGCTACATCGAGTCCACGTAGGAGGGCTTGGGCTATCGCTTCACATATAA
- a CDS encoding polyphosphate kinase 2 family protein — protein MTTHTLDKQGEKIHLADIATTSPKKTDKDAAKKEFDALGEELFDLQDLMWGARLNSVLIILQGRDTAGKDGTIKHVAGHLNPRGLNVVSFGVPTEEERQHDFLWRIHQHTPRLGEFAIFNRSHYEDVLVARVNQLVPEALWKERYGHIRDFEELLAEHGTLVLKFFLHISQQEQEERLLAREKEARKAWKISAGDWEDRQNWDAYTQAYEEVFARTSTREAPWTIVPADSKWYRNLVVAQALVDKLRPHREAWQKRLDAVGEEKKRDLARWRATRK, from the coding sequence ATGACGACCCACACCCTCGACAAGCAGGGCGAGAAGATCCACCTCGCGGACATCGCCACCACGTCGCCCAAGAAGACGGACAAGGACGCGGCGAAGAAGGAATTCGACGCGCTCGGCGAGGAGCTGTTCGACCTGCAGGACCTGATGTGGGGCGCGCGCCTGAACTCCGTGCTCATCATCCTCCAGGGCCGTGACACCGCCGGCAAGGACGGCACCATCAAGCACGTGGCCGGGCACCTCAACCCCCGGGGCCTCAACGTCGTGTCCTTCGGCGTGCCCACCGAGGAGGAGCGCCAGCACGACTTCCTCTGGCGCATCCACCAGCACACCCCGCGCCTGGGCGAGTTCGCCATCTTCAACCGCTCGCATTACGAGGACGTGCTCGTCGCGCGCGTGAACCAGCTCGTCCCGGAGGCGCTCTGGAAGGAGCGCTATGGCCACATCCGCGACTTCGAGGAACTGCTGGCCGAGCACGGCACGCTCGTCCTCAAGTTCTTCCTCCACATCAGCCAGCAGGAGCAGGAAGAGCGCCTGCTCGCCCGGGAGAAGGAGGCGCGCAAGGCCTGGAAGATCAGCGCCGGGGACTGGGAGGACCGACAGAACTGGGACGCCTACACCCAGGCCTACGAGGAAGTCTTCGCGCGCACGTCCACCCGCGAGGCCCCGTGGACCATCGTCCCCGCCGACTCCAAGTGGTACCGCAACCTCGTGGTGGCCCAAGCACTCGTCGACAAACTGCGCCCCCACCGGGAGGCCTGGCAGAAGCGCCTGGACGCCGTGGGCGAGGAGAAGAAGCGCGACCTGGCCCGGTGGCGCGCCACGCGCAAATAG
- a CDS encoding AAA domain-containing protein, whose amino-acid sequence MPRDVSFFDSLGRLLALEREAERARTEALAEGLSLQQRAEQGLTFLDLESLEEEVGLGGRVLVTLARKDRARFPARLDNGDQVAVYPRRAEVKEPARALVTRATAMRVQLAFDRSPPPFIHEGLLRLDGVPNDVTYERVRAGLSRVKALDKGAGRRKREVLLGNEPPRFDSLREFTPTRALNPEQHDAVTRALAAEDFFLVHGPPGTGKSTVLAEVAAQAVERGQRLLCAAASNAAVDHLLDLCLDKGLRAVRVGHPARVTPRLQEHTLDLLVEEHPDRVLSRELFDEAFSLLGYARRQRTQGRSRERFSNARASTSEAKGMLDEARALERKAVRAVLERAQVVCVTLASLDSGVLSHEEFDLALLDEAAQSTEPLALLGFLRAPKVVLAGDPQQLPPTILSPEAAKAGLAVSLFERLLADHGDGVKRMLREQYRMNEAIMAFPSREMYAGELRAHPSVAGRTLADVLPAGAEGDFPPVLYLDTAGKGFDEEQEKDTGSLFNTGEADLVVARVKELLAAGLEPRELAVITPYRAQAHALRERVEPLSADVEVDTVDAFQGREKDAVLLSLVRSNGEGQIGFLSDLRRMNVALTRARRHLFVVGDSATLSGHPFYARFIESTQEGLGYRSAWEWPDPAQ is encoded by the coding sequence ATGCCGCGTGACGTCTCCTTCTTCGATTCCCTGGGTCGGCTGCTCGCCCTCGAGCGCGAGGCCGAGCGGGCCCGCACGGAGGCCCTGGCCGAGGGCCTCTCCCTGCAACAGCGCGCCGAGCAGGGCCTGACGTTCCTCGACCTGGAGAGCCTGGAGGAAGAGGTCGGCCTCGGGGGCCGGGTGCTGGTGACGCTCGCGCGCAAGGACCGGGCGCGCTTCCCCGCCCGGCTGGACAACGGCGACCAGGTGGCCGTCTACCCCCGCCGCGCCGAGGTGAAGGAGCCCGCGCGGGCGCTCGTCACCCGCGCCACCGCCATGCGGGTGCAGCTCGCCTTCGACCGCTCGCCGCCGCCCTTCATCCACGAGGGCCTGCTGCGGCTCGACGGCGTCCCCAACGACGTCACCTACGAGCGGGTGCGCGCGGGCCTCTCGCGGGTGAAGGCGCTGGACAAGGGCGCGGGCCGCCGCAAGCGCGAGGTGCTGCTGGGCAACGAGCCCCCGCGCTTCGACTCGCTCCGGGAGTTCACCCCCACCCGGGCCCTCAACCCCGAGCAGCACGACGCCGTCACCCGGGCGCTCGCCGCCGAGGACTTCTTCCTGGTGCACGGCCCCCCGGGCACGGGCAAGAGCACGGTGCTCGCCGAGGTGGCGGCCCAGGCGGTGGAGCGGGGCCAGCGCCTTTTGTGCGCCGCGGCGAGCAACGCCGCCGTGGACCACCTGTTGGACCTGTGCCTGGACAAGGGCCTGCGGGCGGTGCGTGTGGGCCACCCGGCCCGCGTCACGCCCCGGCTCCAGGAGCACACGCTGGACCTGCTGGTGGAGGAGCATCCGGACCGGGTGCTCTCGCGCGAGCTGTTCGACGAGGCCTTCTCGCTGCTGGGCTACGCGCGGCGCCAGCGCACGCAGGGCCGCAGCCGCGAGCGCTTCTCCAACGCGCGCGCCTCCACCTCGGAGGCCAAGGGCATGCTGGACGAGGCCCGGGCGCTGGAGCGCAAGGCGGTGCGCGCCGTGCTGGAGCGGGCGCAGGTGGTGTGCGTGACGCTGGCGAGCCTGGACTCGGGGGTGCTCTCGCACGAGGAGTTCGACCTGGCGCTCCTGGACGAGGCGGCCCAGTCCACCGAGCCCCTGGCGCTGCTGGGCTTTTTGCGCGCGCCCAAGGTGGTGCTGGCGGGAGACCCGCAGCAATTGCCGCCCACCATCCTGTCGCCCGAGGCGGCCAAGGCGGGCCTGGCGGTGAGCCTTTTCGAGCGCCTGCTGGCGGACCACGGGGACGGGGTGAAGCGGATGCTGCGCGAGCAGTACCGGATGAACGAGGCCATCATGGCCTTCCCCTCGCGGGAGATGTACGCGGGGGAATTGCGCGCGCACCCGAGCGTGGCGGGGCGGACGCTGGCGGACGTGCTGCCGGCGGGGGCGGAGGGAGACTTCCCCCCGGTGCTCTACCTGGACACGGCGGGCAAGGGCTTCGACGAGGAGCAGGAGAAGGACACGGGCAGCCTCTTCAACACGGGCGAGGCGGACCTGGTGGTGGCGCGGGTGAAGGAGCTGCTGGCGGCGGGGCTGGAGCCGAGGGAACTCGCGGTCATCACGCCCTACCGGGCGCAGGCGCATGCGTTGCGCGAGCGCGTGGAGCCCTTGTCCGCGGACGTGGAGGTGGACACGGTGGACGCGTTCCAGGGGCGGGAGAAGGACGCGGTGCTCTTGAGCCTCGTGCGCTCCAACGGCGAGGGGCAGATTGGCTTTCTCTCGGACCTGCGGCGCATGAACGTGGCGCTCACGCGGGCCCGGCGGCACCTGTTCGTGGTGGGCGACTCGGCCACGCTGAGCGGCCATCCCTTCTACGCGCGCTTCATCGAGTCCACCCAGGAGGGACTGGGCTACCGCTCCGCCTGGGAATGGCCCGACCCGGCTCAATAA
- a CDS encoding DUF4091 domain-containing protein, producing the protein MSLRALLVAPLFLLVSALPAAAAGPSVWGESPMVKVLPDAAPRAQASVHITAARNEFVSFQVGLHGGDTGLRGVRASLPSLDGPASIQGADLTLYRQDFVTTRRASVPDESVGRWPDALVPDVDEIAGEARNAFPFDVPAREARALWIDVHVPLDAPPGDYQGTVKVTGDGVHEDVAVRLTVVDAVLPSTPSLATAFLAWPPHLCRAHFGGRTDCSPQELEPLLSRYQRMALEHRITLSSAFPRVPGASGRWDMPDLAAFDATWGPFLDGTAPSRLPGARMTSIEYLGEYTPQALTDFVSHFRERGWLSRAYAYVGDEPPYGNSWDEIRQNLSVVNQAAPELRTLLTTSIQDLKAQHLEDELDLIAPLVNYMDGAEPPYLGDQREQYTGYLATPERTLWMYQSCMSHGCAYGTNAPENKPGSGWPSYMLDRSAAKARAMEWATFLEGATGELYYQTVGMLASAWEDQFRFNGNGDGTLFYPGTVQRIGGDTQVPVASLRLKLIRLGVQDYEWLKMVSDAGDPDFARQVARELIPAASQVSDDGAAFERARLRLIQRYLELSGARDGQAPAVKPGGDEARTSGCGATGGSHALAGVLALVGLALAPRKRPHGARARP; encoded by the coding sequence ATGAGCCTCCGCGCCCTGCTTGTCGCTCCCCTGTTCCTCCTCGTCTCCGCGCTCCCAGCCGCCGCGGCTGGCCCCTCCGTCTGGGGCGAGAGCCCCATGGTGAAGGTGCTGCCCGACGCGGCGCCTCGCGCCCAGGCCTCGGTCCACATCACGGCCGCACGCAACGAGTTCGTCTCCTTCCAGGTGGGCCTGCACGGCGGGGACACCGGGCTGCGCGGCGTGCGAGCGAGCCTGCCCTCCCTGGACGGCCCTGCCTCCATCCAGGGCGCGGACCTCACGCTCTACCGCCAGGACTTCGTCACCACCCGCCGTGCCTCGGTGCCGGATGAGTCGGTGGGGCGCTGGCCGGATGCACTGGTCCCGGACGTGGATGAGATCGCCGGCGAGGCCCGCAATGCCTTTCCCTTCGACGTGCCCGCCCGCGAGGCCCGTGCCCTCTGGATCGACGTGCACGTGCCCCTGGATGCCCCACCTGGTGACTACCAGGGAACGGTGAAGGTGACGGGAGACGGCGTGCACGAGGACGTCGCCGTGCGGCTCACCGTGGTGGACGCCGTGCTGCCCAGCACGCCGTCGCTCGCCACGGCCTTCCTCGCGTGGCCGCCCCACCTGTGCCGCGCGCACTTCGGTGGCCGCACCGACTGCTCTCCCCAGGAACTGGAGCCGCTCCTGTCGCGCTACCAGCGCATGGCGCTCGAGCACCGCATCACCCTCTCCAGCGCCTTCCCCCGCGTCCCCGGGGCATCGGGCCGGTGGGACATGCCGGACCTGGCCGCCTTCGATGCCACCTGGGGCCCCTTCCTGGACGGCACCGCGCCCTCGCGGCTGCCCGGCGCGAGGATGACGAGCATCGAGTACCTCGGGGAGTACACCCCCCAGGCCCTGACCGACTTCGTCTCCCACTTCCGCGAGCGCGGCTGGTTGTCGCGCGCCTATGCCTACGTGGGCGATGAGCCCCCCTATGGCAACTCCTGGGACGAGATTCGCCAGAACCTCTCGGTGGTGAACCAGGCGGCGCCGGAACTGCGCACGCTCCTCACCACCTCCATCCAGGACCTGAAGGCCCAGCACCTGGAGGACGAGCTGGACCTGATCGCCCCCCTGGTCAACTACATGGACGGCGCCGAGCCCCCCTACCTGGGTGATCAGCGCGAGCAATACACCGGCTATCTCGCCACGCCGGAGCGCACGCTGTGGATGTACCAGAGCTGCATGAGCCACGGCTGCGCCTACGGCACCAACGCGCCCGAGAACAAGCCGGGCTCGGGCTGGCCCTCGTACATGTTGGATCGCTCCGCGGCGAAGGCCCGCGCGATGGAGTGGGCCACCTTCCTCGAGGGCGCCACCGGCGAGCTGTATTACCAGACGGTGGGCATGCTCGCCTCGGCGTGGGAGGACCAGTTCCGCTTCAACGGCAACGGGGATGGCACCCTCTTCTACCCGGGCACCGTCCAGCGCATTGGGGGTGACACCCAGGTGCCCGTGGCCTCCCTGCGCCTCAAGCTCATCCGTCTGGGTGTGCAGGACTACGAGTGGTTGAAGATGGTGAGCGACGCGGGCGACCCGGACTTCGCGCGGCAGGTGGCCCGCGAGCTCATCCCCGCGGCCTCCCAGGTCTCGGACGACGGCGCCGCCTTCGAGCGCGCCCGTCTGCGCCTCATCCAGCGCTATCTGGAACTCTCGGGCGCGCGGGATGGGCAGGCGCCGGCGGTGAAGCCCGGTGGGGACGAAGCGCGGACGAGCGGCTGCGGTGCGACGGGGGGTTCGCATGCACTGGCTGGTGTGCT
- a CDS encoding thioredoxin domain-containing protein, with translation MSHPPPAGPSNRLAREPSPYLRQHASNPVDWYPWGEEAFARARAEDKPLLLSVGYSACHWCHVMAHESFENPDIARLMNAGFINVKVDREERPDVDQLYQGVVQLMGLGGGWPLTVFLTPERVPFFGGTYFPPEDRYGRPGFPKVLQALSEAWTSRRDEVVQQAGEFREGLGELALHGLDAAPAALKAEDLVAMGTALLRRMDGVNGGFGGAPKFPNPMSVALVLRAWRRAPEQDALRQAVLLTLEKMARGGIYDQLGGGFHRYSVDERWRVPHFEKMLYDNAQLLHLYTEAHQVEPRPLWRQVVEETVAYVRREMTDARGGFYATQDADSEGEEGRFFVWTPEQVAAVLDDELADLVTRRFHITPKGNFEHGTTVLESAVTEEVLASDFSLSLEETRALLDEAREQLLEARERRVKPGRDEKILAGWNGLMIRGLAFAGRVFAREDWVDGARKAADFLLAELWDGRRLTRAYQEGQARIPGFLEDYGGLAAGLTALYQATFEPRYLEAAEALVRVAEELFWDVDKQAWLLAPREQGDLVVAPYATFDNAVPSGASLVTEAQVALAALTGNKYHLDLPERYVSRMREQLQKNPMGYGHLALAADALLEGAPSVTLAGERDAVAPLLAAARGVYAPTSAFAWKAPTAPVPPSMIETFLGREPVQGQAAAYVCRHFACEPPVTDATHFARRLAGASRGG, from the coding sequence ATGTCCCACCCCCCGCCGGCCGGCCCCAGCAACCGCCTCGCGCGCGAGCCTTCTCCCTACCTGCGGCAGCACGCCTCCAACCCGGTGGACTGGTACCCCTGGGGCGAGGAGGCCTTCGCCCGGGCCCGCGCGGAGGACAAACCCCTGCTCCTGTCCGTGGGCTACTCGGCCTGCCACTGGTGCCACGTCATGGCGCACGAGTCCTTCGAGAACCCGGACATCGCCCGGCTGATGAACGCGGGCTTCATCAACGTGAAGGTGGACCGCGAGGAGCGGCCGGACGTGGACCAGCTCTACCAGGGCGTGGTGCAGCTCATGGGCCTGGGGGGCGGCTGGCCCCTGACGGTCTTCCTCACCCCCGAGCGCGTGCCCTTCTTCGGCGGCACCTACTTCCCGCCGGAGGATCGCTACGGCCGGCCGGGCTTCCCCAAGGTGCTGCAGGCGCTGAGCGAGGCCTGGACGAGCCGGCGCGACGAGGTGGTGCAGCAGGCCGGGGAGTTCCGCGAGGGCCTGGGCGAGCTGGCGCTGCACGGCCTGGACGCGGCGCCCGCGGCGCTCAAGGCCGAGGACCTGGTCGCCATGGGCACGGCCCTGCTGCGCCGCATGGACGGCGTGAATGGGGGTTTTGGCGGTGCGCCCAAGTTCCCCAACCCCATGAGCGTGGCGCTGGTGCTGCGGGCCTGGCGGCGCGCGCCCGAGCAGGATGCCCTCCGGCAGGCGGTGCTGCTCACGCTGGAGAAGATGGCGCGCGGGGGCATCTATGATCAGCTCGGCGGCGGCTTCCACCGCTACTCGGTGGACGAGCGGTGGCGGGTGCCGCACTTCGAGAAGATGCTGTACGACAACGCGCAGCTCCTGCACCTGTACACGGAGGCGCACCAGGTGGAGCCCCGGCCCCTGTGGCGGCAGGTGGTGGAGGAGACGGTGGCCTACGTGCGGCGCGAGATGACGGACGCGCGCGGCGGCTTCTACGCCACCCAGGACGCGGACAGCGAGGGCGAGGAGGGCCGCTTCTTCGTCTGGACCCCCGAGCAGGTGGCGGCGGTGCTGGACGACGAGCTGGCGGACCTGGTGACACGGCGCTTCCACATCACCCCCAAGGGCAACTTCGAGCACGGCACCACGGTGCTGGAGTCGGCGGTGACCGAGGAGGTGCTGGCGTCGGACTTCTCCCTGTCTCTGGAGGAGACACGCGCCTTGCTGGACGAGGCGCGCGAGCAGCTGCTCGAGGCGCGCGAGCGGCGGGTGAAGCCGGGCCGGGACGAGAAGATCCTCGCGGGTTGGAACGGGCTGATGATCCGGGGCCTGGCCTTCGCGGGCCGGGTGTTCGCCCGGGAGGACTGGGTGGACGGGGCCCGGAAGGCGGCGGACTTCCTCCTGGCGGAGCTGTGGGACGGACGGCGCCTCACGCGCGCGTACCAGGAGGGCCAGGCGCGCATCCCGGGCTTTCTGGAGGACTACGGGGGCCTGGCCGCGGGCCTCACCGCGCTCTACCAGGCCACCTTCGAGCCGCGCTACCTGGAGGCCGCGGAGGCGCTGGTACGCGTCGCCGAGGAGCTGTTCTGGGACGTGGACAAGCAGGCCTGGCTGCTGGCACCCCGCGAGCAGGGAGACCTGGTGGTGGCCCCCTATGCGACGTTCGACAACGCGGTGCCCTCGGGGGCGTCGCTGGTGACGGAGGCGCAGGTGGCGCTCGCCGCGCTCACGGGCAACAAGTACCACCTGGACCTGCCCGAGCGGTACGTGTCGCGCATGCGCGAGCAGCTCCAGAAGAACCCCATGGGCTACGGGCACCTGGCGCTGGCGGCGGATGCGCTGCTGGAGGGCGCCCCGAGCGTCACCCTCGCCGGGGAGCGCGACGCGGTGGCCCCCCTGTTGGCGGCGGCGCGCGGCGTCTACGCGCCCACCTCCGCCTTCGCCTGGAAGGCGCCCACCGCGCCGGTTCCGCCCTCGATGATCGAGACCTTCCTGGGCCGCGAGCCCGTCCAGGGCCAGGCGGCCGCCTACGTGTGCCGCCACTTCGCCTGCGAGCCGCCCGTGACGGACGCGACACACTTCGCGCGGCGGCTGGCGGGCGCGAGCCGGGGGGGATGA